One Falco rusticolus isolate bFalRus1 unplaced genomic scaffold, bFalRus1.pri scaffold_79_arrow_ctg1, whole genome shotgun sequence DNA window includes the following coding sequences:
- the SPAG7 gene encoding sperm-associated antigen 7 → MAELDLLGSILSSMERPPAAADGEARRRAREQAAQVKKLQEQEKRQKVEFRKRMEQEVSQFIQATGEPRRRFQPMNKIERSILHDVAEVAGLTSFSFGDDEDSRYVMVFKKEFAPSDEELEAYRRGEEWDPARAGERRRLRELAAQQEEAELQRGPAPPGPPTDYKDKYRHLIGCDAAKAAARTMEANKAYGCVPVANKRDTRSIEEAMNEIRAKKRLRQAGDEGGPGGAAL, encoded by the exons ATGGCGGAGCTGGACCTGCTGGGCTCCATCCTCAGCTCCATGGAGCGGCCGCCGGCGGCCGCCGACGGGGAAGCGCGGCGCCGGGCGCGGG AACAGGCCGCGCAGGTGAAGaaactgcaggagcaggagaagcGCCAGAAGGTTGAGTTCAGGAAGAGG ATGGAGCAGGAGGTTTCCCAGTTTATCCAGGCTACTGGGGAGCCCCGGCGCCGCTTCCAGCCCATGAACAAGATTGAGAGGAGCATCCT gCATGATGTGGCCGAGGTGGCCGGGCTGACGTCGTTCTCTTTTGGGGACGACGAGGACAGTCGCTATGTCATGGTCTTCaaaaag GAGTTTGCGCCATCGGATGAGGAGCTGGAGGCGTACCGGCGGGGGGAGGAGTGGGACCCCGCCCGTGCCGGGGAGCGCCGCCGCCTACGG gagctggcagcccagcaggAGGAGGCGGAGCTCCAGCgtggccccgccccccccggcccccccaccGATTACAAGGACAAATACCGGCACCTGATTGGCTGCGACGCCGCCAAAGCTGCCGCCCGCACCATGGAGGCCAACAAAGCCTATGGCTGTG TGCCAGTGGCCAACAAGCGGGACACGCGCTCCATCGAGGAGGCCATGAACGAGATCCGTGCCAAGAAGCGGCTGCGGCAGGCGGGGGACGagggggggcccgggggggctgcgctCTGA